One part of the [Synechococcus] sp. NIES-970 genome encodes these proteins:
- a CDS encoding AbrB family transciptional regulator: MSDIPTTPLKGKALLSKVKELSHLPRRETAKLCGYSSTKNGSTRVNLTGFYDAVLEAKGLPLDPGGSQDGRGREPTYRVSVHKNGQIVIGSTYTNQMNLKPGDEFEIKIGYKHIHLKQVNEA; the protein is encoded by the coding sequence ATGAGTGACATCCCGACAACTCCTTTAAAAGGAAAGGCTCTGCTGAGTAAAGTCAAGGAATTATCCCATTTGCCCCGACGAGAAACCGCAAAACTTTGTGGCTATAGCAGTACAAAAAATGGCTCAACTCGTGTCAATTTGACAGGTTTTTATGATGCTGTCCTCGAAGCAAAAGGACTTCCCTTGGATCCTGGTGGTAGTCAAGATGGTCGTGGGAGAGAACCCACCTACCGTGTGAGTGTCCACAAAAATGGCCAAATTGTGATTGGTTCTACCTACACAAATCAAATGAACCTGAAGCCTGGGGATGAATTCGAAATTAAAATTGGCTACAAGCACATTCATCTCAAGCAAGTCAACGAAGCCTAA
- the ecaA gene encoding carbonic anhydrase precursor: protein MEKKVWAIALIVVLGICGLLGMLARSNITQQQINAFPRWNYGEQGPQWWGQLDIAFQQCAIGQAQSPLNLSRPLAALLLPEQPIQWHYRPSFGIIQDLGTTLQIRPAGENYFQLGSDIYALQQIHFHHPSEHLIEGQAYAMEVHLVHQNSTGATTVVAVLVKTDMANGTFTHLLQRFPRPFPHPGTIVALDVADFLPKQPDNHMSYWGSLTTPPCTEGVRWIVLSEPITFAPEQIAAYQTHYLPNARPVQIRPVPLEEQAIADPLSKQL, encoded by the coding sequence ATGGAAAAAAAAGTTTGGGCGATCGCCTTAATTGTGGTGCTAGGGATTTGTGGTCTTTTGGGGATGCTAGCTCGGTCTAACATCACTCAACAACAGATCAATGCTTTCCCGCGTTGGAACTATGGAGAGCAGGGACCTCAATGGTGGGGCCAACTGGATATCGCCTTTCAACAATGTGCGATTGGCCAAGCTCAATCTCCCCTTAATTTATCCCGTCCACTGGCTGCTTTACTTCTGCCAGAACAGCCGATCCAATGGCATTATCGACCTAGCTTCGGCATTATTCAAGACCTAGGTACGACCCTACAAATTCGGCCTGCCGGAGAAAATTACTTCCAGCTTGGCAGTGACATTTATGCCCTCCAACAGATTCATTTTCATCATCCCAGTGAGCATCTCATAGAGGGGCAAGCCTATGCCATGGAAGTTCATTTGGTACATCAAAATTCAACTGGGGCGACCACCGTTGTTGCAGTCTTGGTTAAAACAGACATGGCAAATGGCACTTTTACTCATCTGCTGCAGCGGTTTCCCCGGCCCTTTCCGCACCCAGGGACAATTGTTGCCCTTGATGTCGCCGATTTTTTACCGAAGCAGCCAGACAACCACATGAGCTATTGGGGTTCTTTAACTACACCTCCCTGTACCGAAGGTGTTCGCTGGATTGTGTTGTCTGAGCCGATCACGTTTGCGCCAGAACAAATAGCTGCCTATCAAACTCACTATCTGCCCAATGCTCGCCCGGTGCAGATACGGCCTGTTCCTCTAGAGGAGCAGGCGATCGCTGACCCCCTATCTAAGCAACTTTAA
- a CDS encoding cytochrome b6/f complex, alternative iron-sulfur subunit encodes MERRQFVGLFGLGLLASSLPTILAACSANSNPEDAAGEFTTVGTVGELDGNGVFSTEVNGKSVYIFRNPDDQSLIALDPTCNHRGCPAELAGNDLVCDCHGSRFALDGSLLQGPATAGLSRYEVRQEGDNILVKVA; translated from the coding sequence ATGGAACGCCGTCAATTTGTTGGCCTATTCGGCCTAGGGTTACTCGCGAGCTCCTTGCCCACGATATTAGCTGCCTGTTCTGCAAATTCAAACCCGGAAGACGCTGCTGGGGAATTTACCACCGTGGGTACTGTGGGCGAACTCGATGGCAACGGCGTATTTTCTACGGAAGTTAACGGCAAAAGCGTCTATATTTTCCGCAACCCTGATGACCAAAGCCTCATCGCCCTAGACCCCACCTGTAATCATCGGGGTTGTCCAGCAGAACTCGCGGGCAATGATTTAGTTTGTGACTGCCATGGCTCACGCTTTGCCCTCGATGGCAGCTTACTTCAGGGGCCAGCAACGGCAGGTTTGTCCCGCTATGAAGTCCGCCAAGAGGGAGATAATATTCTGGTTAAAGTTGCTTAG
- the pabB gene encoding para-aminobenzoate synthase component I, translating into MWHWRSQPLAQRTGSEIFTRLYGQMTIATLLESPYPTPKDYPQLSRYSICAGEPRDKQLLTPSLGEITACLKKLLANPVEPSPAIAHLPFTGGYLGWLGYDFAWEIETLPTYNTDPLPFPVAYWYQPDSFAVLDHGQQVLWLAAADTQALDQLEAQLIAPVQPSQGDLEEQSASFPTNFLSDRQAYTDAVRQAKTHIQAGDIFQTNLSLRFHTQTNRRSWEVYQHLHRINPSPFASYWRSPWGDLISCSPERLVQKQGRFAQTRPIGGTRPRGKTPKADQALGEELRRNAKERAEHTMLVDLERNDLGRACTWGTVQVDEQFVLERYSHVMHLVSNVTGELDPNYDAVDLIRAMFPGGTITGCPKVRCMEIIEALEPVRRNLFYGSCGYLDQRGDLDLNILIRTLLYVPTPHGPATVYGQVGAGIVADSDPEQEWAESLQKAKAQRQALSCEAN; encoded by the coding sequence ATGTGGCATTGGCGATCGCAACCCCTTGCACAACGCACCGGTTCAGAGATTTTCACGAGACTCTATGGTCAAATGACGATCGCCACCCTCCTGGAAAGTCCCTACCCCACACCCAAGGATTATCCCCAACTGTCTCGCTACTCTATCTGCGCCGGAGAACCCCGGGATAAGCAGCTCTTGACGCCCTCCCTTGGGGAGATTACTGCCTGCCTAAAGAAACTTTTGGCTAACCCGGTTGAACCGTCCCCGGCGATCGCCCATTTGCCTTTTACCGGCGGCTATCTGGGTTGGTTGGGCTATGATTTTGCTTGGGAAATTGAAACTTTACCCACCTACAATACAGATCCTTTGCCTTTTCCGGTGGCCTATTGGTATCAGCCTGATTCTTTTGCGGTGCTAGATCATGGACAGCAGGTACTTTGGTTAGCTGCGGCTGATACCCAAGCCCTAGACCAACTCGAAGCCCAGTTAATTGCACCAGTACAGCCCTCCCAGGGGGACCTAGAGGAACAATCGGCATCCTTTCCTACAAATTTTTTAAGCGATCGCCAAGCCTATACCGATGCTGTCCGCCAGGCAAAAACGCACATCCAAGCAGGGGACATTTTTCAGACAAATCTTTCCCTACGCTTTCACACCCAAACCAATCGTCGCAGTTGGGAGGTCTACCAACATCTACATCGCATCAACCCCTCTCCCTTTGCCAGCTATTGGCGATCGCCCTGGGGAGATCTAATTAGCTGCTCCCCCGAACGTTTAGTACAAAAACAAGGTCGATTTGCCCAAACTCGCCCCATCGGTGGCACCAGACCCCGGGGCAAAACCCCAAAAGCAGACCAAGCCCTAGGCGAAGAATTGCGACGTAATGCCAAGGAGCGGGCTGAACACACGATGCTGGTGGATTTGGAACGAAATGATCTGGGCCGCGCCTGTACCTGGGGCACAGTGCAGGTGGATGAGCAATTTGTGCTCGAACGTTATAGCCATGTAATGCACTTAGTGAGTAATGTCACCGGAGAATTAGACCCCAACTATGATGCCGTGGACCTCATTCGGGCCATGTTCCCCGGGGGAACAATTACAGGCTGCCCAAAGGTGCGCTGTATGGAAATTATCGAGGCCCTAGAGCCCGTGCGCCGCAATTTATTTTATGGCTCCTGCGGCTACCTAGATCAGCGGGGCGACCTGGATTTGAATATTTTGATCCGGACTTTGTTATATGTACCAACACCGCATGGGCCAGCAACGGTTTACGGTCAAGTGGGGGCAGGGATTGTTGCCGATAGTGATCCAGAGCAAGAATGGGCCGAATCGTTACAGAAAGCCAAAGCCCAACGACAAGCACTGAGTTGTGAGGCGAATTAA
- the pnpA gene encoding polyribonucleotide nucleotidyltransferase, producing the protein MQEHIKSISFDGREIRLKTGLFAPQAGGSVLIESGETAVLVSATTAPGRQGIDFLPLLVDYEERLYAAGRIPGGFLRREGRPPERATLISRLIDRPMRPLFPQWIRDDIQIVATTLSLDEEVPPDVLAVTGASVATLLAGLPFYGPMAAVRVGLVGEHFILNPTYREMINGDLDLIVAGTPDGVIMVEAGANQLPEADMIEAIDFAYEAIQELIEAQRSLLQELGLEIVTAEPPAKDEEVEAFISDRAREKIKQVLSHFDFDKKARDTALDEIKATEVVAAIEALPEDAPLRVKTAEEPKLIDNTFKALTKKLMRAQIIEDGVRVDGRQLDQVRPISCRTAVLPRAVHGSGLFNRGLTQVLSIATLGTPGDAQEMDDLHPSDEKRYLHHYNFPPYSVGETRPMRSPGRREIGHGALAERALLPVLPPKDEFPYVIRVVSEVLSSNGSTSMGSVCGSTLALMDAGVPITKPVSGAAMGLIKEGEEVRILTDIQGIEDFLGDMDFKVAGTADGITALQMDMKITGLSVDVVAEAINKALPARLHILEKMTEVISEPKELSPSAPRLLTIKIDPDLIGMVIGPGGKTIKGITEQTRAKVDIDDDGTVTISSSESENAEKAKRLIVNMTRKLNEGDVYFGKVTRIIQIGAFVEIMPGKEGMIHISQLAEGRVGKVEDEVAVGDEVVVKIREIDNKGRINLTRLGIHPDEATAARSTAH; encoded by the coding sequence ATGCAAGAACATATCAAGTCGATTTCTTTCGATGGAAGAGAAATTCGACTAAAAACAGGTTTATTTGCGCCTCAGGCCGGTGGGTCTGTTTTAATCGAATCGGGTGAGACAGCGGTTTTAGTCAGTGCAACGACAGCCCCCGGCAGACAAGGGATCGATTTTTTACCTTTACTAGTAGATTACGAAGAACGTCTATATGCAGCAGGACGAATTCCTGGTGGTTTTTTACGGCGAGAAGGCCGTCCTCCTGAGCGGGCTACACTGATTTCTCGGTTGATTGACCGACCGATGCGTCCCCTTTTTCCCCAGTGGATACGAGATGATATCCAAATTGTGGCTACTACGCTTTCTTTGGATGAAGAAGTACCGCCGGATGTCCTAGCTGTTACTGGGGCTTCTGTGGCGACATTGTTGGCGGGTTTGCCTTTCTATGGCCCGATGGCGGCTGTGCGCGTTGGCCTCGTTGGGGAGCATTTTATTCTTAATCCCACCTACCGGGAAATGATTAATGGTGATCTCGATCTGATCGTTGCGGGGACGCCAGACGGGGTGATTATGGTAGAAGCTGGGGCAAATCAGTTGCCAGAAGCGGACATGATCGAGGCGATTGATTTTGCGTACGAAGCAATCCAAGAGCTCATCGAAGCGCAACGTTCCCTCTTGCAAGAATTGGGGTTAGAAATTGTCACCGCTGAACCCCCGGCTAAGGATGAAGAAGTAGAAGCGTTCATTAGCGATCGCGCCCGGGAAAAAATCAAACAAGTTTTGAGCCACTTTGATTTTGATAAAAAAGCCCGTGACACGGCCCTCGATGAAATTAAAGCAACGGAAGTTGTTGCTGCCATTGAAGCCCTGCCTGAAGATGCTCCCCTAAGGGTTAAAACAGCCGAAGAACCGAAGCTCATTGACAATACTTTTAAGGCCCTCACGAAGAAATTGATGCGGGCTCAAATCATTGAAGATGGCGTACGGGTTGATGGCCGCCAATTGGATCAGGTGCGCCCAATTTCCTGTCGGACGGCGGTGTTACCCAGGGCAGTTCATGGCAGTGGCCTATTTAATCGCGGTCTGACCCAAGTTCTGTCGATCGCCACCCTGGGAACCCCTGGAGATGCCCAGGAAATGGACGATCTTCACCCCTCCGACGAAAAACGTTATCTGCACCACTACAATTTTCCTCCCTATTCCGTGGGGGAAACTCGCCCGATGCGATCGCCTGGCCGCCGTGAAATTGGCCATGGTGCCCTCGCCGAACGTGCCCTTTTACCTGTATTGCCGCCGAAGGACGAATTTCCCTATGTGATTCGGGTCGTTTCCGAAGTCTTGTCCTCTAACGGTTCTACTTCCATGGGTTCCGTTTGTGGTTCTACCCTCGCATTAATGGATGCTGGGGTTCCCATCACAAAACCCGTCAGTGGCGCCGCAATGGGCTTGATCAAAGAAGGGGAAGAAGTGCGCATTTTGACCGATATCCAAGGGATTGAAGATTTCCTTGGGGATATGGATTTCAAGGTGGCCGGAACCGCCGATGGGATTACTGCCCTCCAAATGGACATGAAGATCACTGGGCTTTCCGTTGATGTGGTTGCAGAAGCAATTAATAAAGCCCTCCCTGCCCGTCTACATATCCTCGAAAAGATGACCGAGGTGATTTCAGAACCCAAGGAGCTTTCTCCCTCTGCACCACGACTCTTGACGATCAAAATTGACCCCGATCTGATCGGGATGGTGATTGGCCCTGGTGGTAAAACCATTAAAGGTATTACGGAACAAACCCGCGCCAAGGTGGACATCGATGATGATGGCACCGTAACGATTTCTTCTTCGGAATCTGAAAATGCCGAGAAAGCCAAGCGTTTGATCGTGAATATGACCCGCAAGTTAAATGAAGGGGATGTTTACTTCGGCAAGGTGACCCGCATCATTCAAATCGGTGCTTTTGTGGAAATTATGCCTGGTAAAGAAGGCATGATTCACATCTCCCAATTGGCAGAAGGTCGTGTCGGCAAAGTGGAAGATGAAGTTGCTGTGGGCGATGAAGTGGTTGTGAAAATCCGTGAAATTGATAACAAAGGCCGGATTAACCTGACTCGCTTGGGTATTCATCCCGATGAAGCCACTGCGGCTCGCTCGACTGCCCATTAA
- the rplC gene encoding ribosomal protein L3: MSLGILGTKLGMTQIFDNETGTAIPVTVVQAGPCTVTQIKTPETDGYTSVQIGYGDVKEKNLTKPQLGHLKKAEAEPLRHLKEYRVNDASSYELGQAITANIFEAGQIVDVSGNTIGRGFAGYQKRHNFKRGNMTHGSKNHRLPGSTGAGTTPGRVYPGKRMAGRYGGTKITVRKLEVVRVDEERNLLLIKGAIPGKAGNLLSIAPSNIVGQN; the protein is encoded by the coding sequence GTGTCACTCGGTATCCTCGGTACTAAACTCGGTATGACCCAAATCTTCGACAACGAAACGGGAACTGCGATTCCTGTCACCGTTGTCCAAGCAGGGCCTTGTACCGTTACCCAAATCAAAACGCCCGAAACAGATGGCTATACCTCCGTACAAATCGGCTACGGAGACGTTAAGGAAAAGAACTTAACGAAGCCTCAATTGGGACATCTCAAAAAAGCAGAAGCAGAACCCTTGCGCCACCTCAAGGAATACCGCGTTAATGATGCCTCCAGTTATGAACTGGGTCAGGCCATTACCGCCAACATCTTTGAAGCAGGTCAAATCGTCGATGTTTCTGGTAACACCATTGGTCGTGGTTTCGCTGGCTATCAAAAACGCCATAACTTCAAGCGAGGCAATATGACCCACGGTTCCAAAAATCACCGCCTTCCCGGTTCTACCGGTGCAGGGACGACACCCGGTCGCGTTTATCCCGGTAAGCGTATGGCTGGTCGTTATGGTGGAACCAAAATCACCGTCCGTAAACTCGAAGTTGTTCGTGTTGACGAAGAAAGAAATCTATTGCTGATCAAGGGTGCAATTCCTGGGAAAGCAGGCAATCTTTTAAGTATTGCTCCGAGCAATATTGTGGGTCAAAACTAA
- the rplD gene encoding ribosomal protein L4, producing MVNCAVKNWQGEDVGQASLDFKVAKEENAAHIVHRALVRQLNNARQGTSSTKTRAEVRGGGRKPWRQKGTGRARAGSIRSPLWKGGGVIFGPKPKEYNLKMNRKERRLALRTAFQSRNEDLIVVKNFAQEFTAPKTKELVNAMSRWGVATGEKVLLVLAEMTDNVYLSARNVASVKTVPADGLNIFDILNAGKIVVTDEALAKIQEVYND from the coding sequence ATGGTTAACTGCGCAGTAAAAAATTGGCAGGGAGAAGATGTTGGCCAAGCCAGCCTCGACTTCAAAGTCGCCAAAGAAGAAAATGCCGCACATATTGTTCACCGCGCCCTTGTCCGTCAGTTGAACAACGCCCGTCAGGGAACTTCTTCCACGAAAACCCGCGCAGAAGTGCGTGGTGGTGGTCGCAAGCCTTGGCGCCAAAAGGGTACTGGCCGCGCCAGAGCTGGCTCCATCCGTTCTCCATTATGGAAAGGCGGCGGGGTGATCTTTGGCCCTAAACCCAAAGAATACAATCTCAAAATGAACCGCAAAGAGCGTCGTTTAGCGCTTCGAACCGCATTCCAAAGCCGGAACGAAGATCTGATCGTCGTCAAAAACTTTGCTCAGGAATTCACCGCTCCTAAAACCAAAGAATTAGTCAATGCGATGTCCCGTTGGGGCGTAGCTACAGGTGAAAAGGTACTCCTTGTTCTCGCTGAAATGACAGACAATGTGTATCTTTCTGCCCGTAATGTTGCTTCTGTGAAAACGGTTCCTGCTGATGGTTTGAATATCTTTGATATTCTCAACGCTGGCAAGATTGTTGTCACTGATGAAGCACTGGCAAAAATCCAGGAGGTTTACAATGACTAG
- the rplW gene encoding ribosomal protein L23, with protein MTSRMPTASRVPTRDLADLILKPIVSEKATILLEDNKYVFDVALKATKIDVKAAIESLFNVKVVKVNTSRPPRKKKRVGRFVGFKPQYKRAVVTLAQGDTITLFPEV; from the coding sequence ATGACTAGTAGAATGCCTACTGCGAGCCGCGTGCCAACCCGTGACCTCGCTGATTTAATTCTCAAGCCCATTGTTAGTGAAAAGGCGACAATTCTGCTTGAAGACAACAAGTATGTGTTTGATGTTGCCCTAAAAGCAACCAAAATTGATGTTAAGGCGGCGATCGAAAGCTTATTTAATGTCAAGGTCGTCAAGGTGAATACCAGCAGACCGCCCCGTAAGAAGAAGCGTGTTGGTCGCTTTGTGGGCTTTAAGCCTCAGTACAAGCGGGCTGTTGTCACCTTGGCCCAAGGGGATACAATCACATTGTTCCCAGAAGTATAG
- the rplB gene encoding ribosomal protein L2, whose amino-acid sequence MGIRSFRPYTPGTRQATVSDFSEITKSKPEKSLTKYKHRKKGRNNRGVITCRHRGGGHKRLYRLIDFRRDKRDMAAQVIAIEYDPNRNARIALVQYEDGEKRYILQPAGLGVGDTIVAGEEAPYEIGNALPLHKIPLGTEIHNIELYKGRGGQMVRSAGAFAQLVAKDGDYVTIKLPSKEVRMVRKECYATIGKVGNAEARNLKLGKAGRTRHLGRRPQVRGSVMNPVDHPHGGGEGRAPIGRSGPVTPWGKPALGKKTRKKKKQSSSLIVRRRR is encoded by the coding sequence ATGGGTATTCGTTCATTTAGACCATATACTCCGGGAACTCGTCAGGCTACGGTCTCTGACTTTTCGGAGATTACTAAATCCAAACCGGAAAAATCTCTCACTAAGTATAAGCACCGCAAAAAAGGTCGTAACAACCGTGGTGTAATTACCTGTCGTCACCGTGGTGGCGGTCATAAGCGCCTTTACCGTTTGATCGACTTCCGTCGTGACAAGCGGGACATGGCCGCCCAGGTTATCGCCATTGAATATGATCCGAACCGTAATGCTCGGATTGCCCTAGTGCAGTATGAAGATGGCGAAAAACGCTACATTCTTCAGCCTGCGGGTCTAGGGGTTGGTGACACCATTGTTGCGGGAGAAGAAGCGCCCTACGAAATTGGGAATGCTTTACCTCTGCACAAAATTCCCCTTGGTACGGAAATCCATAATATTGAGCTCTACAAGGGTCGGGGTGGCCAGATGGTTCGCTCGGCTGGTGCTTTCGCTCAGTTGGTCGCAAAAGATGGTGACTATGTCACGATCAAGTTGCCCTCCAAGGAAGTCCGGATGGTTCGCAAAGAATGCTATGCCACGATTGGCAAAGTTGGTAATGCTGAAGCGCGGAACCTCAAACTCGGAAAAGCGGGAAGAACACGGCACCTTGGTCGTCGTCCCCAGGTTCGCGGTAGTGTGATGAACCCGGTAGATCACCCCCACGGTGGTGGTGAGGGTAGAGCACCCATCGGTCGCAGTGGCCCTGTGACACCTTGGGGTAAGCCAGCCCTCGGGAAGAAGACCCGCAAGAAGAAGAAGCAAAGTAGCTCTTTGATTGTGCGCCGTCGCCGCTAA
- the rpsS gene encoding ribosomal protein S19, translating into MGRSLKKGPFIADSLLKKIEKLNASGDKQVIKTWSRASTILPQMVGHTIAVHNGRQHVPVFVSEQMVGHKLGEFAPTRTFKGHAKSDKKARR; encoded by the coding sequence ATGGGTCGTTCACTGAAAAAGGGTCCGTTTATCGCGGACAGCCTCCTCAAAAAAATCGAGAAGCTCAACGCTTCTGGTGACAAACAAGTGATTAAAACTTGGTCACGGGCATCCACAATTTTGCCTCAGATGGTGGGTCACACGATCGCCGTTCATAACGGTCGTCAACATGTGCCTGTCTTTGTTTCTGAGCAAATGGTTGGTCACAAGTTAGGAGAATTTGCTCCGACTCGGACCTTCAAGGGCCATGCCAAGAGTGATAAGAAAGCACGTCGATAA
- the rplV gene encoding ribosomal protein L22: MTIDTQTEVKAIARYIRMSPIKVRRVLDQIRGRSYREALIILEFMPYRACEPVLKVLRSAVANAEHNEGLDPANLVVSTAFADAGPVLKRFRPRAQGRAYQIRKPTCHITVAVAPGAAE, encoded by the coding sequence ATGACTATCGATACTCAAACTGAAGTCAAGGCGATCGCCCGTTATATCCGGATGTCTCCGATTAAAGTCAGACGGGTACTCGATCAAATTCGCGGTCGTAGTTACCGTGAAGCCTTGATCATTCTCGAATTTATGCCCTATCGTGCCTGTGAACCTGTACTGAAAGTTTTACGGTCTGCCGTTGCCAACGCGGAGCACAATGAAGGCTTAGATCCCGCCAATCTAGTTGTCAGCACCGCCTTTGCTGATGCTGGCCCCGTATTGAAGCGGTTTCGCCCCCGTGCCCAAGGACGTGCCTATCAAATCCGCAAGCCCACCTGTCACATCACCGTTGCTGTGGCCCCTGGCGCTGCTGAATAG
- the rpsC gene encoding ribosomal protein S3, producing MGQKIHPVGFRLGITKEHLSRWYADPKQYPALVQEDYKIRQYVEANLNNAGISKVQIERKADQVDLEIHTARPGVVVGRGGSGIESLRTGLQSVLGDQRQIRINVIEVTRVDADAALIAEYIVQQLERRVSFRRVVRQAIQRAQRAEVQGIKIQVSGRLNGAEIARTEWVREGRVPLHTLRADIDYSYKTAQTIYGILGIKVWIFKGEIIPGQEETSTASAAPLPRRKSRRQQFEDRSEQ from the coding sequence GTGGGACAGAAAATTCATCCAGTTGGTTTCCGTTTGGGGATTACAAAAGAACACCTTTCCCGGTGGTACGCTGACCCCAAACAATATCCTGCCCTTGTACAGGAAGACTACAAAATTCGTCAGTATGTTGAAGCAAACCTCAACAACGCTGGCATTTCCAAAGTCCAAATTGAACGAAAAGCCGATCAAGTAGACTTAGAAATTCACACTGCCCGCCCCGGCGTTGTCGTCGGTCGTGGGGGTTCCGGGATTGAATCCCTAAGAACTGGTCTCCAATCTGTTTTAGGTGACCAACGTCAAATCCGCATCAACGTTATCGAGGTAACAAGAGTTGATGCTGATGCCGCCCTGATCGCTGAATACATTGTTCAGCAGTTAGAACGCCGGGTCTCTTTCCGCCGCGTGGTTCGTCAAGCCATTCAGCGGGCCCAAAGAGCGGAAGTGCAAGGCATCAAAATCCAGGTCAGTGGCCGCTTGAACGGTGCAGAAATCGCCCGGACAGAGTGGGTACGTGAAGGTCGGGTTCCCCTGCATACCCTCCGTGCTGACATTGACTATTCCTACAAGACTGCCCAAACCATCTACGGAATTCTTGGGATTAAGGTTTGGATCTTCAAAGGCGAAATCATTCCGGGTCAAGAAGAAACTTCTACCGCCAGTGCTGCCCCTCTGCCCCGCCGTAAGTCTCGGCGTCAGCAGTTTGAAGACCGTAGCGAACAATAA
- the rplP gene encoding ribosomal protein L16, with amino-acid sequence MLSPKRTKFRKQHRGRMRGMAYRGNDIQFGDYALQAIEPSWITARQIEAARRAMTRYIKRGGKIWIRIFPDKPITMRPAETRMGSGKGNPEFWVAVVKPGRIMFEMNGVAEPIAREAMRLAAQKLPIKTKFITRNEEYI; translated from the coding sequence ATGCTAAGTCCAAAACGTACAAAATTCCGGAAGCAGCACCGCGGTCGTATGCGGGGAATGGCGTATCGCGGCAATGATATTCAGTTTGGTGATTACGCCCTCCAAGCAATTGAACCCAGCTGGATTACTGCCCGGCAAATCGAAGCCGCCCGTCGTGCGATGACCCGTTATATCAAACGGGGTGGTAAGATTTGGATCCGAATTTTCCCCGATAAACCCATTACCATGCGTCCGGCAGAAACCCGTATGGGTTCTGGTAAAGGTAACCCTGAATTTTGGGTTGCCGTGGTTAAACCTGGTCGGATTATGTTTGAGATGAATGGGGTTGCCGAGCCGATCGCCCGTGAAGCTATGCGCCTTGCGGCCCAGAAGCTACCGATCAAAACCAAGTTCATCACCCGCAACGAGGAGTATATCTAA
- the rpmC gene encoding ribosomal protein L29 yields the protein MPLPKIEDAHKLNDQELADEIVAVKKQLFELRLQKGTGRLEKTHEIKHARHRLSQLMTVERQRQLQAQ from the coding sequence ATGCCTTTACCCAAGATTGAAGATGCTCACAAGCTCAATGACCAAGAGCTTGCTGATGAAATCGTTGCCGTTAAGAAACAGTTGTTTGAACTCCGTCTCCAAAAAGGCACTGGTCGCCTCGAAAAGACCCATGAGATCAAGCATGCTCGTCACCGTCTGTCTCAGCTGATGACGGTTGAGCGTCAAAGACAACTCCAAGCTCAATAA
- the rpsQ gene encoding ribosomal protein S17, translating into MATKERVGMVVSDKMDKTVVVAVENRSPHPKYKKIVVKTKRFKAHDEDNQCKVGDRVRIRETPPTSKTKRWTVAEILDQ; encoded by the coding sequence ATGGCTACGAAAGAAAGAGTGGGAATGGTCGTCAGCGACAAAATGGATAAAACCGTCGTCGTCGCTGTAGAAAACCGCTCCCCCCACCCCAAATACAAAAAAATCGTGGTAAAAACTAAGCGGTTCAAAGCCCACGATGAGGATAATCAGTGCAAGGTTGGCGATCGCGTTCGTATTCGCGAGACCCCACCGACCAGCAAAACCAAACGTTGGACTGTCGCTGAAATCCTCGACCAATAG
- the rplN gene encoding ribosomal protein L14, which yields MIQQQTYLNVADNSGARKLMCLRVLSTGNCRYGGIGDQIIAVVKEAIPNMGVKKSDVVRAVIVRTRQPLRRASGMSIRFDDNAAVIINAEGNPKGTRVFGPVARELRDKNFTKIVSLAPEVI from the coding sequence GTGATTCAACAACAAACCTATCTAAATGTTGCCGATAACAGCGGTGCTCGTAAGCTAATGTGCTTACGTGTTCTGAGTACAGGGAATTGTCGCTATGGTGGCATTGGTGATCAAATTATCGCCGTCGTCAAAGAAGCAATTCCAAACATGGGTGTCAAAAAATCTGATGTTGTGCGTGCTGTTATTGTACGGACGCGTCAACCGCTCCGTCGCGCCAGTGGCATGAGCATTCGCTTTGATGACAATGCTGCTGTAATTATCAATGCAGAAGGCAACCCGAAAGGTACTCGCGTTTTTGGCCCTGTTGCCCGTGAGTTACGGGATAAAAACTTCACCAAGATCGTTTCCCTTGCACCGGAGGTCATCTAA